The genomic stretch CGGTGTACGATCCCAACAAGGCGGCGTTTACATTTCATCCCGGCCCGATCCTTTCGAATGTCGTACTGGTCGATGAAATCAACAGGGCGACGCCCCGGACGCAGTCCGCCCTGCTCGAGGCAATGGCGGAAAACCAGATCTCGGTCGAAGGAAAACCGATGGCGCTTCCCGCCCCGTTTTTTCTCATGGCCACGGAAAACCCGATCGAGTTCGAGGGGACTTTTCCCCTGCCCGAGGCGCAGAAAGACAGGTTTTTCATGGGACTCAAGATCGGTTACCCTTCACGGAATGCCGAATCGCTTATCCTGGAAACCCAGCGGCGGACCACCCATCCCGTCTGCGATCTGAAACCGGCCGCCGCCATCGATTCGGTGCTGGATATACAGAATATTGTGGTCAATGTGACGGTGGATGAGAGTCTCCGCGACTATATCCTCGATATTGCTGAGGCAAGCAGGAAAAATCCCCTCTTTCAACTGGGAATCTCACC from Spirochaetales bacterium encodes the following:
- a CDS encoding MoxR family ATPase, with translation MIKKEDIREIHTWAKTIIDAVEKVFFGKREVIEKILVSLLCGGHVLIEDVPGVGKTILARAIAVSLGGEFRRIQCTPDLLPADVIGISVYDPNKAAFTFHPGPILSNVVLVDEINRATPRTQSALLEAMAENQISVEGKPMALPAPFFLMATENPIEFEGTFPLPEAQKDRFFMGLKIGYPSRNAESLILETQRRTTHPVCDLKPAAAIDSVLDIQNIVVNVTVDESLRDYILDIAEASRKNPLFQLGISPRGSLALYKGAQALAALRGRDFVTPEDIKELAVPVLSKRVILKSEQLVKGITGEAAVTRLLDSVDIKVMKDAAE